A genomic segment from Deltaproteobacteria bacterium encodes:
- a CDS encoding ROK family protein: protein MHGDRRACPSDGGVSVLSGDPRVVLTLDAGGTKFTFNAMRSGRLLLEPLTLPSRADDLDACLEQVRAGFDAVHAATGKNAAAISFAFPGPADYPAGVIGDLGNLPAFRGGVALGPMLQDRYGIPVFLNNDGDLFTYGEALAGFLPWVNEQLAQAGSARRHRNLIGFTVGTGLGAGVVHDGRLLLGDNSAAGEVWSLRHRDVRDAFAEEGASIRAVRREYAQRTGIPLDAAPQPREIAAIARGESPGDAQAAGEAFRRLGEVLGDAIAQALAIIDGLVVIGGGMSEAIPLFMPALVAELNGLLRTVDGKTVARLELTAFDLDDPRGRKEFLRQGGREVAVPGSTRKALYQPDKRTGVGRSRLGTSAAISLGAYAFALSRLETP, encoded by the coding sequence ATGCATGGCGATCGTCGCGCTTGCCCTTCGGACGGCGGCGTGAGCGTCCTGTCCGGCGATCCACGCGTCGTGCTCACGCTGGACGCCGGCGGCACCAAGTTCACGTTCAATGCGATGCGCAGCGGCCGGCTGTTGCTCGAGCCCCTCACGCTTCCCTCCCGCGCTGACGACCTGGACGCATGCCTCGAACAGGTCCGGGCGGGCTTCGACGCCGTGCATGCGGCGACGGGCAAGAACGCCGCGGCGATCTCGTTCGCCTTTCCCGGGCCCGCGGACTATCCCGCCGGCGTGATCGGCGATCTGGGCAACCTGCCCGCGTTCCGGGGCGGCGTCGCTCTCGGGCCGATGCTGCAGGACCGGTACGGCATTCCCGTGTTTCTCAACAACGACGGCGACCTGTTCACGTACGGCGAAGCGCTGGCAGGCTTCCTGCCTTGGGTCAACGAGCAGCTCGCGCAGGCGGGCAGCGCGCGCCGCCATCGGAATCTGATCGGCTTCACTGTCGGCACCGGTCTGGGTGCCGGCGTGGTGCACGACGGCAGGCTGTTGCTCGGCGACAACTCTGCGGCAGGAGAGGTGTGGAGCTTGCGCCACCGCGACGTGCGGGACGCCTTTGCGGAGGAGGGCGCCAGCATCCGGGCCGTCCGCCGCGAATACGCGCAGCGCACCGGCATCCCGCTCGACGCCGCGCCGCAGCCGCGCGAGATCGCGGCGATCGCTCGCGGCGAATCGCCGGGCGATGCCCAGGCGGCGGGCGAGGCGTTCCGGCGGCTCGGCGAGGTCCTGGGCGATGCGATCGCGCAGGCGCTCGCGATCATCGACGGGTTGGTGGTGATCGGGGGCGGCATGAGCGAAGCCATCCCGTTGTTCATGCCCGCCCTCGTCGCGGAGCTGAACGGCCTGTTGCGGACGGTGGACGGCAAGACCGTCGCGCGGCTCGAGCTGACCGCGTTCGACCTCGACGATCCGCGCGGGCGCAAGGAGTTCCTCCGCCAGGGCGGGCGCGAAGTCGCGGTGCCCGGCTCGACCCGCAAGGCGCTGTACCAGCCCGACAAGCGTACCGGCGTGGGCCGCTCGCGCCTGGGAACCAGCGCTGCCATCTCGCTCGGCGCGTACGCGTTCGCGCTCTCGCGGCTCGAAACTCCCTAA
- a CDS encoding sorbosone dehydrogenase family protein, with the protein MTETPPEEIPLDRIKVPSGFEVELWAHGLPGGRAMARGAKGKIYVGTRSIGRVYEVSDLGERRTVRIVAEKLTQPAGVAFADGSLYVAAIDKMLRYDGIEDKPDVQPVDLTARFAFPPLQHHNWKYIAFGPDKKLYVPFGAPCNICEPPQEYAQIRRYNADGSGMEVIARGIRNSLGFDWHPQTHELWFTDNGRDWMGEEGPEDELNRVSKPGLDFGFPYCHAKGMPDAQIKRKDPCKGVTLPVALLGPHATALGMLFYTGGMFPPAYRNLIFVARKGSWNRTRLFGYDVVTVKVDADGRNAQVTPFMTGFLDAAGNKFWGRPAYVLQMPDGALLVSDEQNGAIYRVRHRK; encoded by the coding sequence ATGACGGAGACGCCGCCGGAGGAAATCCCGCTCGATCGGATCAAGGTGCCTTCGGGATTCGAGGTGGAGCTGTGGGCGCACGGCCTGCCAGGCGGAAGGGCGATGGCCCGCGGCGCGAAGGGGAAGATCTACGTCGGCACCCGGTCGATCGGCCGCGTCTACGAGGTCAGCGACCTGGGCGAGAGGAGGACGGTGCGGATCGTCGCCGAGAAGTTGACCCAGCCCGCCGGCGTCGCCTTTGCCGACGGATCGCTGTACGTGGCGGCGATCGACAAGATGCTGCGGTACGACGGCATCGAGGACAAGCCCGACGTCCAGCCCGTCGACCTCACGGCCCGGTTCGCCTTCCCGCCGCTGCAGCACCACAACTGGAAGTACATCGCCTTCGGTCCCGACAAGAAGCTGTACGTGCCCTTCGGCGCGCCCTGCAACATCTGCGAGCCACCGCAGGAGTACGCGCAGATCCGGCGGTACAACGCGGATGGTTCGGGAATGGAGGTGATCGCGCGCGGGATCCGCAATTCGCTCGGATTCGACTGGCACCCGCAAACGCACGAGCTGTGGTTCACCGACAACGGCCGCGACTGGATGGGAGAGGAAGGTCCCGAGGACGAGCTGAACCGCGTCTCCAAGCCGGGTCTCGACTTCGGATTTCCGTACTGCCATGCGAAGGGCATGCCCGACGCTCAGATCAAGCGGAAGGATCCGTGCAAGGGAGTGACGCTCCCCGTCGCGCTCCTCGGCCCGCACGCCACGGCGCTCGGCATGCTCTTCTACACCGGAGGGATGTTTCCGCCGGCGTACCGCAACCTCATCTTCGTCGCGCGCAAGGGTTCCTGGAACCGCACGCGCCTCTTCGGGTACGACGTCGTGACCGTGAAGGTCGATGCGGACGGCAGGAATGCGCAGGTGACACCGTTCATGACCGGATTCCTGGACGCCGCCGGCAACAAGTTCTGGGGACGGCCGGCTTACGTACTGCAGATGCCCGACGGCGCCCTGCTCGTGTCCGACGAACAGAACGGCGCGATCTATCGCGTGCGGCATCGGAAATAG
- a CDS encoding DUF190 domain-containing protein produces MEQRPAKRLVVYVGENQRWHHKPLWREVVDVCRKHGLAGTTATKGIVGFGHSGKVHEDLTPEVMPDLPITIEAIDDAEKIDRALPDLDLVVEDGLIAVQDMQVIKARPRSSRGEAARVPHQKLTGKAKMLRVHIGANDTWEGEPLHLALVKRFHQLDLAGATVYRGLEGYGATGRIHRQAVFRSGDEPITVVVVDAAEKIEKALPYLDQMVGSGLVAISDVDVIIYREAVAAASR; encoded by the coding sequence ATGGAGCAGCGGCCCGCGAAACGGCTCGTCGTCTACGTGGGAGAGAACCAGCGGTGGCACCACAAGCCGCTGTGGCGCGAGGTGGTGGACGTGTGCCGGAAGCACGGGCTCGCCGGGACGACGGCCACCAAGGGAATCGTCGGATTCGGGCACTCCGGAAAGGTCCACGAGGACCTGACCCCGGAGGTGATGCCGGATCTGCCGATCACCATCGAGGCGATCGACGACGCGGAGAAAATCGACCGCGCCCTGCCCGATCTCGATCTCGTCGTCGAGGACGGTCTGATCGCGGTCCAGGACATGCAGGTCATCAAGGCGAGGCCGCGCTCGTCGAGGGGGGAGGCCGCGCGCGTGCCACACCAGAAGCTCACCGGCAAGGCCAAGATGCTTCGCGTCCACATCGGCGCGAACGACACCTGGGAGGGCGAGCCGCTGCATCTCGCGCTGGTGAAACGCTTTCACCAGCTCGACCTCGCTGGAGCGACGGTCTACCGCGGGCTCGAGGGCTACGGCGCAACCGGCCGCATCCATCGCCAGGCCGTCTTCCGATCCGGCGACGAGCCAATCACGGTGGTGGTCGTGGATGCGGCGGAGAAGATCGAGAAGGCGTTGCCGTACCTGGATCAGATGGTCGGCAGCGGGCTCGTGGCCATCTCCGACGTCGACGTGATCATCTACCGCGAGGCTGTCGCGGCTGCCTCGCGTTGA
- a CDS encoding ABC transporter permease, whose product MRRSSAHRVRLLVGRVLLLGGFFLVWHVLTQTGVLPRFFFGTPVTVLGNAARWFTSGKIYRHLGITLIETVLAFGLGTALGLVVGLWLALAPTASALLEPYIKAANAMPRVILAPIFAVWFGLGILSKVALGVTLVFFIVFFNVYQGVKEVSPVVLANARMLGASRRQLLRHVYLPSATSWVFSSLHTSVGMAFVGAVVGEYLGSSAGVGYLILQAEGAFDINTVFAGILVLTAFALLLDAIVTLLEQRLLRWRPAETTTETR is encoded by the coding sequence ATGCGCAGATCCAGCGCGCATAGGGTCCGGCTGCTCGTCGGCCGCGTCCTTCTCCTCGGGGGGTTCTTCCTCGTCTGGCACGTGCTCACGCAGACCGGCGTGCTTCCGCGGTTCTTCTTCGGGACTCCGGTGACGGTGCTGGGAAACGCGGCGCGCTGGTTCACCTCCGGCAAGATCTACCGGCATCTCGGGATCACGCTGATCGAAACCGTGCTTGCCTTCGGCCTCGGCACCGCGCTCGGTCTGGTGGTGGGCCTCTGGCTGGCGCTTGCGCCCACCGCATCCGCTTTGCTCGAGCCCTACATCAAGGCGGCGAACGCGATGCCTCGGGTGATCCTCGCGCCGATTTTCGCGGTGTGGTTCGGGCTGGGCATCCTCTCCAAGGTGGCGCTGGGCGTCACGCTGGTGTTCTTCATCGTCTTCTTCAACGTCTATCAGGGCGTGAAAGAGGTGAGCCCCGTCGTGCTCGCGAACGCGCGAATGCTCGGCGCGAGCCGCCGGCAGCTCTTGCGTCACGTGTATCTTCCTTCGGCGACGAGCTGGGTCTTCTCCAGCCTGCACACCAGCGTCGGCATGGCGTTCGTCGGCGCGGTCGTCGGCGAGTACCTGGGCTCATCCGCCGGCGTCGGCTACCTGATCCTCCAGGCCGAAGGAGCGTTCGACATCAATACGGTGTTTGCCGGCATCCTCGTCCTCACCGCCTTTGCGCTGCTGCTCGACGCGATCGTCACCCTGCTCGAGCAGCGGCTCCTCCGGTGGCGGCCCGCGGAGACGACCACCGAGACGCGCTGA
- a CDS encoding ABC transporter ATP-binding protein, with the protein MSASEARAPALALERITCIFPATDRIAPPYTAVRELSLQVAPGEFVSIVGPTGCGKSTLLNVAAGLLAPSAGIVRVAGEPLRGLNRRAGYLFQAEALLPWRSARENVAAGLQFRGIERRHALQRADEWLGRVGLAGFGDHYPHQLSGGMRRRVALAQTLILDPAIVLMDEPFSALDVQTRQLMENELLDLWSADRKSVVFITHDLEEAISLSDRVVVLSAGPATRAIGEFVIGLARPRDVAEVRLTRGFLELHREIWELLKAEVLKGHAQIQRA; encoded by the coding sequence GTGAGCGCGAGCGAGGCGCGCGCCCCGGCGCTCGCGCTGGAACGGATCACCTGCATCTTCCCGGCGACCGACCGCATCGCGCCGCCTTACACGGCGGTCCGCGAGCTGTCGCTGCAGGTCGCGCCCGGCGAGTTCGTCTCCATCGTGGGACCCACGGGCTGCGGGAAGTCGACGCTGCTCAACGTGGCGGCGGGCCTGCTCGCACCCTCCGCGGGAATCGTCCGCGTCGCCGGCGAGCCGCTGCGGGGATTGAACCGCCGGGCCGGCTACCTGTTCCAGGCGGAAGCGCTCCTGCCCTGGCGGAGCGCACGAGAGAACGTGGCCGCGGGGCTCCAGTTCCGCGGCATCGAGCGCCGCCACGCCTTGCAAAGGGCCGACGAGTGGCTCGGGCGCGTCGGCCTCGCGGGCTTCGGCGACCACTATCCGCATCAGCTCTCCGGCGGTATGCGCAGGCGCGTCGCGCTGGCGCAGACATTGATCCTCGATCCCGCCATCGTGCTGATGGACGAGCCATTCAGCGCCCTCGACGTGCAGACACGGCAGCTGATGGAAAACGAGCTGCTCGATCTCTGGTCCGCCGATCGCAAGTCGGTGGTGTTCATCACGCACGACCTCGAAGAGGCGATCTCGCTCTCAGATCGGGTGGTCGTGCTCTCCGCCGGCCCTGCGACGCGGGCCATCGGCGAGTTCGTCATCGGTCTCGCGAGGCCCCGCGACGTGGCCGAAGTCCGGCTCACCCGGGGTTTTCTCGAGCTGCACCGCGAGATCTGGGAGCTGCTCAAGGCGGAGGTGCTGAAGGGCCATGCGCAGATCCAGCGCGCATAG
- a CDS encoding ABC transporter substrate-binding protein, which yields MTSILIRFALAAVLCLAARSSAAAPALEKQNVKIAVGGKTLFYYLPLTLADRLGYFKDEGLEVEIVDFAGGAKSLQALIGGSADFVSGAFEHTINMHARGIPAVGIALQSRYASIALGLSKARAAGYKSPKDLKGLKIGVTAPGSSTNFFVNALLAGEGLKPDDVAIIGVGASSNAVAAMKKGEIDGISNLDPVITKLERDRDIVIVADTRTAEGMKKYYGGEYAASCIYSTKEFVDKNPNTVQAVARAMVRALAFAHKSSVDQLLAVVPAEYYAGDKDTYKDALAKSIDGYSTDGRFSLAGAQNVYKVLKLFEPSVMSSTVDVSKTFDNRFVDAAAKR from the coding sequence ATGACGAGCATCCTCATCCGCTTCGCTCTTGCCGCGGTGCTCTGCCTCGCGGCGCGCAGCTCCGCGGCCGCGCCCGCCTTGGAGAAGCAGAACGTCAAGATCGCCGTGGGCGGAAAGACGCTCTTCTACTATCTGCCTCTCACGCTGGCCGACCGCCTCGGCTACTTCAAGGACGAGGGCCTGGAGGTCGAGATCGTCGACTTCGCGGGCGGCGCGAAATCCCTCCAGGCGTTGATCGGCGGCAGCGCGGACTTCGTCTCCGGCGCTTTCGAGCACACCATCAACATGCACGCGCGGGGGATTCCCGCCGTCGGAATCGCGCTGCAGTCGCGGTATGCCTCCATCGCGCTCGGTCTCTCGAAGGCTCGCGCAGCAGGCTACAAGTCGCCGAAGGACCTCAAGGGGCTGAAGATCGGCGTCACCGCTCCCGGGTCGAGCACGAACTTCTTCGTCAACGCGCTGCTGGCGGGCGAAGGCCTCAAGCCCGACGACGTCGCGATCATCGGCGTCGGCGCTTCGTCAAACGCCGTGGCGGCCATGAAGAAAGGGGAGATCGACGGCATCTCCAACCTCGATCCGGTGATCACCAAGCTGGAGCGCGACCGGGACATCGTGATCGTGGCCGATACCCGCACCGCGGAAGGAATGAAGAAGTACTACGGCGGGGAGTACGCGGCGAGCTGCATCTATTCGACGAAGGAGTTCGTCGACAAGAACCCGAACACGGTGCAGGCAGTCGCGCGCGCGATGGTGCGGGCGCTGGCGTTCGCGCACAAATCGTCGGTCGACCAGCTCCTCGCGGTGGTTCCGGCGGAGTACTACGCGGGCGACAAGGATACGTACAAGGATGCGCTGGCGAAGAGCATCGACGGCTACTCCACCGACGGCCGCTTCTCGCTGGCCGGCGCGCAGAACGTCTACAAGGTGCTGAAGCTCTTCGAGCCTTCGGTGATGTCGTCCACGGTGGACGTCTCGAAGACGTTCGACAACCGCTTCGTGGACGCCGCGGCGAAGAGGTGA
- a CDS encoding CoA transferase, with protein sequence MSLSQALQGLRVVELGTLIAGPFAGRILADFGADVIKVEPPASGDPLRNWRKLHQGTSLWWLAQARNKRSVAADLKTKEGQEIVCALARRADVVIENFRPGTLEKWGLGYEELSRDNPGLVLVRLSGYGQTGPYRDRPGFGATGEAMGGLRYLTGHPDRPPARTGVSLGDSLAALYGVIGALIALQQRQANGGKGQIVDVALYEAVFSMLESTLPEYAMTGYVRERSGGALPGITPSNTYRCKDGAWVVIGGNADSIFRRLMRAMGRDDLASDPSLADNAGRTARAAELDAAIEAWTSGLPLPEVLAKLQAAEVPGGRIYSVADIVQDAHYRAREMIKRAHLPGGEEVLLPGIVPKLSATPGETRWLGPRLGEHTAEVLRELGYDEGRQRELRAKGVIA encoded by the coding sequence CTGAGTTTGTCGCAAGCCCTTCAGGGACTGCGCGTCGTCGAGCTGGGGACGTTGATCGCCGGCCCGTTCGCCGGGCGCATCCTGGCGGACTTCGGGGCGGACGTGATCAAGGTGGAGCCGCCCGCGAGCGGCGATCCGCTGCGGAACTGGCGCAAGCTGCACCAGGGAACGTCGCTGTGGTGGCTCGCGCAGGCGCGCAACAAGCGGTCGGTAGCGGCGGATCTAAAAACGAAGGAAGGGCAGGAGATCGTTTGCGCGCTCGCGCGGCGTGCCGACGTGGTCATCGAGAATTTCCGTCCCGGGACGTTGGAGAAGTGGGGTCTCGGCTACGAGGAGCTGTCGCGCGACAATCCCGGCCTCGTCCTGGTTCGCCTCTCTGGATACGGACAGACCGGACCCTACCGCGATCGGCCGGGGTTCGGCGCCACCGGCGAGGCGATGGGCGGCCTGCGCTATTTGACCGGACATCCCGACCGGCCGCCGGCGCGGACCGGGGTGAGCCTGGGCGATTCGCTGGCGGCGCTGTATGGGGTGATCGGCGCCCTGATCGCGCTGCAGCAACGTCAGGCCAACGGTGGCAAGGGACAGATCGTCGACGTCGCCCTCTACGAGGCGGTCTTCAGCATGCTGGAGAGCACTCTTCCGGAGTACGCCATGACCGGCTACGTGCGTGAGAGGAGCGGCGGCGCTTTGCCAGGGATCACTCCGTCGAACACGTATCGCTGCAAGGACGGAGCCTGGGTGGTCATCGGCGGAAATGCGGACAGCATCTTCAGGCGGCTGATGCGCGCGATGGGCCGCGACGATCTCGCCTCCGATCCCTCCCTCGCCGACAACGCCGGCAGGACGGCGCGCGCCGCCGAGCTGGACGCGGCCATCGAGGCCTGGACGTCCGGATTGCCACTCCCCGAAGTCCTGGCGAAACTGCAGGCGGCGGAGGTGCCGGGCGGGCGCATCTACAGCGTCGCCGACATCGTCCAGGACGCGCATTACCGGGCTCGCGAGATGATCAAGAGGGCGCACCTGCCCGGCGGGGAGGAAGTGCTCTTGCCGGGTATCGTTCCGAAGCTGTCCGCGACGCCCGGCGAGACGCGTTGGCTCGGGCCGCGGCTCGGCGAGCACACCGCCGAGGTGCTGCGCGAGCTCGGATATGACGAGGGCAGGCAGCGCGAGCTGCGCGCCAAAGGAGTCATCGCATGA
- a CDS encoding gluconolaconase, translating to MTRTATFVALVLVSSLSFSAQAWNRLQATRFATLPPGTAHPEGIAIDSAGNVYVADFDVNRAAGPGQVVVFDDSGRLLRVVDVAGSSNLLLGLDFHRFGSRASDVELLVIDFGAKNVLRVDPVTGASTIFTTIPGGAAAGPNALTFDPAGNVYISDSFQGIIWQTAPTGGAATVWTQSPLLTTIGVPPFGANGLAFNRSHTVLFVANTGNDTIVKIPVATRTAEVFTNSINGADGLAIDEHDNIWVCANQADEIVVVDQSGRAIAKLGDFDGLSRDGAPVGLLFPASLVFRGGFVYVTNLSLDLRLFGFNAVDSQWAAAVQRHTVARLPMHLPPIRGLR from the coding sequence ATGACCCGCACCGCGACGTTCGTCGCGCTCGTCCTCGTCTCGTCGCTGTCGTTTTCCGCCCAGGCCTGGAACCGACTCCAGGCAACGCGGTTCGCGACGCTGCCTCCAGGAACCGCGCATCCGGAAGGGATTGCGATCGACAGCGCCGGCAACGTCTACGTCGCGGACTTCGACGTGAATCGCGCCGCCGGACCGGGCCAGGTCGTGGTCTTCGACGATTCCGGGCGCCTGCTCCGTGTGGTCGACGTGGCGGGCTCGAGCAATCTCCTGCTCGGTCTCGACTTCCACCGATTCGGCTCGCGGGCATCCGACGTGGAGCTGCTCGTGATCGACTTCGGCGCGAAGAACGTCCTTCGCGTCGATCCGGTGACCGGCGCCTCGACGATCTTCACGACCATCCCCGGCGGTGCCGCTGCGGGCCCGAATGCGCTGACGTTCGATCCCGCCGGCAACGTCTACATCTCCGACTCGTTCCAGGGCATCATCTGGCAGACGGCGCCGACGGGGGGAGCCGCCACCGTGTGGACGCAGAGCCCGCTGCTGACGACGATCGGGGTGCCACCCTTCGGCGCCAACGGGCTCGCGTTCAACCGGAGCCACACCGTGCTGTTCGTCGCCAATACCGGGAACGACACGATCGTGAAGATTCCGGTGGCGACGCGGACCGCGGAGGTCTTCACGAACAGCATCAACGGCGCAGACGGCCTGGCCATCGACGAGCACGACAACATCTGGGTGTGCGCGAACCAGGCGGACGAGATCGTCGTCGTCGACCAGAGCGGGCGAGCCATCGCCAAGCTCGGCGACTTCGACGGCCTCTCGCGGGACGGCGCGCCGGTCGGGCTGCTATTTCCGGCGAGCCTCGTGTTCCGTGGCGGGTTCGTCTACGTGACCAACCTCTCCCTCGATCTCCGACTCTTCGGGTTCAACGCGGTGGACTCGCAGTGGGCCGCCGCCGTCCAGCGGCATACGGTGGCGCGGCTGCCGATGCACCTGCCGCCCATCCGCGGGCTGCGCTGA
- a CDS encoding sel1 repeat family protein: MKPLVASLFAAGIALGVHAAQGEETIAVLDLRSRAHPVVAAEVSDRVRETVRRMLPAARIVDRESDGDFVLTGKVSHGGLGYRAWLELRDRNGEVLKKASATASSRRELVEAAEVATADILRARQEASGAFAISLPAVPAPSEPAQDGLNLDADSGVLVAYDRARRIETHGRDSPEDAAAAWRRVADMPGQNPFREMAISRAQQWEAYAAGRRAVDGQLARDIARLRRVLPLGSLTDSAKIELLVRFAALHGFDKVSPLVALLPSAALRERAELSLDCEVREAHACLQLARIADAAKDAKEAQEFLDRACAAGGADACAEAGDRWFSGDARDPARAISALQRGCDSSNAAACVRLARAYEEGDGTAPNAKAGTDLREKACAAGDGKSCRRLAGVSDEPGHIADLLRKGCDGGDSMSCALASREPAIVQRQLQEAAAAATKAPPTVKPAKAADTAPAKPPLPSSPKTEIEPPPRDRTAVGVSMIAFGAVAGAAALMVSTDGDSRRSSRSGRDLTAGSETSAISGRTVLGVAIGGAALISTVAGLAVLFSKPDAPDGTKVAVGVSPGGVAVAGRFP, from the coding sequence ATGAAGCCGCTCGTCGCATCGCTGTTTGCCGCCGGCATTGCGCTCGGTGTCCATGCCGCGCAGGGCGAAGAAACCATCGCAGTCCTCGACCTGCGATCGCGCGCCCATCCTGTCGTCGCCGCCGAGGTATCCGACCGCGTTCGCGAGACAGTCCGGCGGATGCTGCCCGCCGCCCGCATCGTCGACCGCGAGAGCGACGGCGACTTCGTGCTCACCGGCAAGGTGTCCCACGGCGGGCTCGGCTATCGCGCCTGGCTGGAGCTGCGCGACCGGAACGGCGAAGTGCTGAAGAAGGCGTCGGCGACGGCGAGCAGCCGCAGGGAGCTCGTCGAGGCCGCCGAAGTGGCCACCGCCGACATCCTCCGGGCGCGGCAGGAAGCGTCCGGAGCGTTCGCCATCTCACTGCCGGCGGTCCCGGCGCCTTCGGAGCCCGCGCAGGATGGGCTGAACCTCGACGCGGACTCCGGCGTCCTGGTGGCTTACGACCGGGCGCGCAGGATCGAGACGCACGGCAGGGACTCTCCGGAGGATGCGGCGGCAGCCTGGCGGCGCGTGGCGGACATGCCCGGCCAGAATCCGTTCCGCGAGATGGCCATCTCGCGCGCGCAGCAGTGGGAGGCCTATGCCGCGGGCCGCCGCGCGGTCGACGGTCAGCTCGCCCGCGATATCGCGCGGCTCCGGCGGGTCTTGCCGCTCGGGTCGCTGACGGATTCGGCGAAGATCGAGCTGCTGGTGCGGTTCGCGGCCTTGCACGGCTTCGACAAGGTTTCGCCCCTCGTCGCGCTGCTGCCTTCGGCGGCGCTGCGCGAGCGCGCCGAGCTGTCGCTGGACTGCGAGGTGAGGGAGGCGCACGCGTGTCTGCAGCTCGCCCGCATTGCCGACGCGGCCAAGGACGCAAAGGAGGCGCAGGAATTCCTCGATCGCGCCTGCGCCGCCGGCGGCGCGGATGCCTGCGCCGAGGCGGGCGATCGCTGGTTTTCCGGTGACGCGCGGGATCCCGCTCGCGCCATTTCCGCGCTGCAGCGCGGCTGCGACTCGTCGAACGCCGCGGCGTGCGTCCGCCTCGCGCGCGCGTACGAGGAAGGCGACGGGACTGCGCCCAATGCCAAGGCGGGCACCGACCTGCGCGAGAAGGCCTGCGCCGCCGGAGACGGGAAGAGCTGCAGGCGCCTCGCCGGCGTGAGCGACGAGCCCGGCCACATCGCCGATCTCTTGCGGAAGGGATGCGACGGAGGCGACAGCATGTCCTGCGCGCTGGCGAGCCGGGAGCCGGCCATCGTGCAGCGGCAGCTCCAGGAAGCGGCGGCGGCAGCGACGAAGGCCCCACCGACGGTGAAGCCTGCCAAGGCGGCGGACACGGCGCCCGCGAAGCCGCCGTTGCCCTCTTCGCCGAAGACGGAGATCGAGCCACCGCCGCGCGACCGCACCGCGGTCGGCGTCTCGATGATCGCGTTCGGAGCCGTTGCCGGAGCAGCCGCACTGATGGTGAGCACCGACGGCGACAGCCGCCGGAGCTCGCGATCGGGAAGAGATCTCACCGCCGGGTCGGAAACGTCGGCGATCTCGGGGCGCACCGTGCTGGGCGTCGCGATCGGGGGCGCGGCGCTGATCTCGACGGTGGCCGGCCTCGCGGTGTTGTTCTCGAAGCCGGACGCGCCGGACGGAACGAAGGTGGCGGTCGGCGTCTCGCCCGGAGGCGTCGCCGTGGCCGGGCGCTTCCCCTGA